DNA sequence from the Paenibacillus physcomitrellae genome:
AGCCTTGGCCTTTCAGCTTCACCGTATTCACGCCGATATGGACAAGGACTTCCTTGCCTCCGTCTGACATGATGCCGATGGCGTGTTTGCTCGGGAATACGTTAAACACTTTACCGTAAACCGGCGAGCAGATCGTTCCGTCGCTAGGCAGGATCGCGAAACCGTCCCCCGTCATCTTCTCAGAGAAGACAGGATCCGGCACTTGCGTGATATCCATCAATTCCCCGTTGGCCGGAGCGACGATATCTTCTTTAACCAGCGCATCTCCATCTTGAGCTGCTTCCTGCTCAATTACAGCCGGTTTCTCTTCGGCCTTCATCGGAGCAGCAGCTGGAGCAGGAACAGGCGTTTTACCGCTCATGATATCTGCGATTTGCGACTTGATCGTATCGGAACGGGTACCGAATATCGCCTGCACGTTGTTGCCGACCTCAAGCACGCCGGAAGCACCGAGCTGTTTCAGACGGTCTTTATTAACATTGGCTTTGTCGTTAACTTCAATCCGAAGACGAGTAATACATGCGTCCAAATGTTTGATGTTTGTTGGACCGCCGAATGCCGTCAGGATGTTATACGGCAGATCGTCCGTCGAGACAGATCCCGATGCTGCTCCGTCCTTATCCGCATCCACCGCGGCGTCTTCACGTCCAGGTGTTTTGAGGTTGAACATGCGGATGACAAAACGGAATCCGAAGTAATAAACAACCGCGAAGCAGGCACCGATAATGAGGACCCACCACCAGTTAGTCCGGTTAGGAATCACCCCGAACAGCATAAAGTCGATAAAGCCGCCGGAGAAGGTCATACCGATCTTAACGCTGAGAAGCTGCATCAGCATAAAGGACAAACCGGCAAACACAGCATGCACCGCAAACAGCAGTGGAGCTACGAACAGGAACGAGAACTCAAGCGGTTCGGTGATCCCTGTCAGGAACGAAGTCAAGGCACCGGACAACATCAGACCGCCAACGATTTTTTTGTTTTCCGGTTTGGCTTCGTGGTACATGGCCAGCGCAGCAGCCGGAAGACCAAACATCATGAACGGGAATTTACCGGTTGTAAAAGTACCCGCTGTAAACGGAACGCCGTCACGCAGCTGAGCCATAAAGATGTGCTGGTCGCCGCGGATAATTTCCCCCGCTTTGTTCGTATATTCGCCAAATTCGAACCAGAACGGCGAATAGAAGATATGGTGCAGACCAAACGGAATCAGGGAACGTTCGATGACCCCGAAAATAAACGCTGACAACGTCAGGTTCGTATCGATCATACTGTGAGATACATAGTTCAGGCCGTCCTGAATCGGAGGCCATACAAAGGACATGATGATCCCGACTACGAGAGCCCACACAGCGGTCATAATCGGCACGAAACGTTTGCCTGCGAAGAAACCGAGGTAGGAAGGAAGCTCGATCTTAAAGTACTTGTTATACATGGTAGCAGCAAGCACACCGACGATAATACCGCCGAATACCCCGGTAACCAGAGTAGGAATACCCAGCACCCGTGCATAAGCCGGATCGTTAAGAGACAATACATAGTCGTTGACACCCATCACGGTACCCATCGTAATGTTCATAACGAGGTAACCAACAATGGCTGCCAGACCCGCTACGCCCTCGCCTCCAGCCAAACCTACGGCTACGCCGACGGCAAACAGCAGGGAGAGATTATCGAAGACGACCTGTCCCGAGTTCATCAGGATGTTGGCCAAGGTTTGAATCCAGTGAGCGTTCAGAGCAGGCACATACTGCAGGAAATCCGGGTTAACCAGCATGTTCCCGATGCCCAAAAGCAAACCGGCTGCCGGCAGAATCGCTACCGGAAGCATTAGCGCTTTACCGACTCTTTGCAGAACGCCAAAGAAACGTTTAAACATATATATCCTCCTATAAGAAATGTGATCAAGCAGCTCAACTCAGGTTAAGATTGCCCCTGAAGCGCTGCTGTACTTGTGGTTTAACAAGAACATCAAAAAAGGCATGAGTTAACAAAGCTTCTGCCTATGTACCCTTTACTACGGTTATCTTACCCCGTAATGAAAAAGTACAACCAGCAAACTTTGTACAACTCATGCCTGATCGAATCAGTAACACGCTAAATTTATGAAGTTCTTGTCTTGCCTCGACTGACAGTATAGCACCCTTAAACCGCTTTCGCAAGCCTTAAATTACATGGCGTGGAACAATTCGATTTAAATGCATCGTCAAGTAACTGATCTCCGCTTGGTAAACCGGCTTGTGCAGCCGCTTCTCCATCACCTTCGTCAGCTTCCAGGCCAAATCGTAAAGCTCCGGATATTCGTCCTTCAGGACTTCCTCCAGCTTGCCAAGCTCATGAACCTTTTCCCCCCGCCGGATCCGTTCGATCGCAAAACGCAAATGCGTCAGAAGACGAGCATAATCTAGAGAATGGCGCACAATTGAAAAATTCATCTGCTGCTCGATCATATCCACCATATCCGCAATCAGCTGCGAATACGCTTTAACTTCCGTGATATGCTGGTTCGTCATAGCGCTATGAATATGCAGAGCGACAAAACCGATTTCATCCTGGCCGAGATCGACCCCCATTTTGTCCCGAATCATATTGATAGCGTATTCTGCCAGCCGATATTCCTCCGGATAAATTTCCTTCGTCTCAAACAAGAAAGGATTATGAATAGCAATGTCCTGTTCCGCTCTTTTAATAGCAAAAGCGATATGATCGGTCAATGCGATATGGATATGTTCATTCAGCGGAGTTTGGCTGTGTTTCGCGACATAAAGCAAAATTTCGTTCAAGACCTCGATCAGCTTCTCATCCACTTCGAGTGCCAGCTGCTTATACTGCTCCTGCTCGGCTGCATTTCTCAAAATGAACAGCTTCTCCACCGCTTCATTCGCGATCATTTCACGGGGCTTGCGGTTAAAGCCGATACCTTTGCCGATGACAACAACTTCTCCGTGCTCGGGATGATTAGCAATGATCACATTATTGTTCAGCACTTTAGCCACCTGAAGGCCGTTCACTTTAACACCTCATTTGATAAAAATACATGCCAAATCCCGCTGACTCGGGGTGCAGGCGCACACAGCCGGCGTCAGCGGGACACGCTGATACTCCATTATAACTGCCTTCAGGGCCGAACGCTACAGGCAGGATAAAATTTTCATACTTTCGGCAAAGAATCGGAAGCCGCCGCTGCTTCTGCAGCCGGTGAAGCAGCAGATGAGGCGGCAGGTGCGCCGATCTTCTGGGTCAGACCCTGGATCAGCGAATTCAATTCGATGCCGGATACACTTCTCAGCATCTCCGGAGCGGTCGCCATCAGCTCGGTTACATAGTTGCTGACGCGTGCAGCTCCTTCGCCTTTTCCGGTATCCACAACCGTCAGCTTATCGATGCCAGAGATTGGAGCGGCGATTTTACCGGCCAGTTCGGGCAGCATTTTCACGACAATATCAAGGATAGCCGCTTCGCCGAATTTCTGGAACGCCTCGGCCAGCTTCTCTTTCGCTTCGGCTTCCGCAAGGCCGCGCAGGCGGATGATTTCAGCGTCAGCTGTACCTTTGGCCCGCTCCGCATCAGCAATCGCCAGACCTTCAAGGCGTTTCTGCTCGGCCGATGCTTTTGCCTGAGTTTCAATCGAATACTGCAGGGCGTCAGCCTCGCGCATTTTGCGAGCTTTATCCGCCTCCGCCGCCTGCTCTACCGCATAGCGGTCAGCATCGGCTTTCTTCTTCACCTCGGCGTCGTACTGCTTCTGACGAACGAGGATTTCTTTTTCCTGCAGGTCAATCTCCCGTTCCTTGCGGACAAGCTCAACCTTCATCTGCTCTTCAACCATCGTCTGCTTCGCCCGGGCTTCCTGGATATGATAGGCTTGGTCCGCTTCCGCTTTTGCCGTATCCTGATCCCGTTTAAACGAAGCGACCTTCAGTTCTTTCTCCTTCGCCGCTTCCGCTATATTCGTATCCCGCAGCAGCTCGGCCTTCTGGCCTTCTTCTTCGGCGCGGGCTTTCTGAATCCGGGAATCCCGGACAGCCTCCGCTTCCGCAATGTCCGCATCCCGTTTGACGGCGGCAATACGCGGTTTACCTAGCGCATCCAAATAACCATGTTTGTCGCGGACGTCCTTGATCGTAAAGGAAACGATCTGCAGGCCCATTTTCTTCAAATCACGGGCCGCCACGCCCTGAACCTCCTGAGCGAATCGGTCGCGGTTGCGGTAAACCTCTTCCACGGTCATCGAACCGAGAATTGAGCGCAAGTGACCTTCTAGCACCTCTTGGGCTTCCCCTTTCAAGGCCTCTACAGGTTTGCCAAGAAATTGTTCCGCAGCTGTAGCCACATCCTCAACGGAACCGCCTATTTTAATAATGGCTACACCGTCTGCCAGCACGGGAACCCCTTGCTCCGTATAAACCTCCGGCGTTGTGACATCCAGCTTGTGGGACAGGAGCGACAAAAGCTCTTTCTGCTGGAAAATCGGCCATATAAACGCACCGCCGCCGCGTACAATCTTGATTTTGCGGCCTGAATCGTCTTCGGAGATATTCTTCCGGCCCAGAAAAGAACCGGTGACGATCATCGCTTCATCGGGACTGACCGTCTTGTAACGGGCCCAGAAAGCAATGCCCAATACAATCAGAACAAGAACAACAATACCTGGAATCGTTAAATAATCCGGAAAATCAAAGTTCAAATGAAACCCTCTCCTTTACCCTCATCGAATTCGGATACATACACAACGCCGTCACGCCAATCGACGATCACGACTTGGACGCCGGCCGCGATCTCCCGGTGCTCCCAGCTTGCCGCAATATGCAGGGAATTACCGCCCACCCCTCTGACCATAACTTCGCCGTAGCCTTGAGCCGGAACCGGAATGCTGACCTCCCCGATTTGACCAGGAAGCTCCTTCTCGGAATATCCGGTTGAGTTCTCGCTCCTTTCCGCAGGTGCGACATAAGCGAAATAAACCAAGGCGCAGAGCATCAGTGCAATACAGATGGCCAGCACCAGCTCGGCCGTCCGCCCAAGCCCGGAATAGCGATCCAGCAAAATGCCGGCACCGCCAAACCCGGTTACCCCGCCTGCAAGTACAATCGGCTTCAGAAAATCAACGGATAAGAAGTCGAACATGCCGTCCAGCCATTGGCCGAGCAAATCCCCGACCAGCACGCTTGCAAGCGTAAACAAAACACCGCCGACCAAGCACCCTAAATACAATCCCTCCATGCTACATGCTACCCTCCTGCAAGTCACTTCCGTTGTCTTGCTTACTAAGTTATACGCCTAAATTTATATAAGGTTTCAAAATTTTCCTGTTTAGGGAAATGAAAAAGCGTCCCGGATACCCGGAACGCTTAATTTCATTAACTTTGAACGGCATTTGCCTTACAAGGAAAGACGGTAGATTTCCAATACATCTTCTTTATCCAATTTGGCAAAATTGCCGAACGGACCAAATTTGACCGTCTTCTCGGCCATCAGCTCCAGCTTGCTGTCGTCGATATCATAATCGGCCAGGCGGCTAGGCGCTCCGATCGAGTTCCAGAAGGCGCGCAGCGCGCCAATGCCTTCCTCGCCGACCTGGGTATCGGTTTTACCATTGGCATCAATGCCAAAGACGTTAACCGCCAATTTCTTGAATCTTTCCGGCTTCACGTGCAGATTGTATTTCATCCAGTTCGGAAACAGGATAGCTAAACCTCCGCCGTGCGGAATGTCATAGACTGCCGAAACGGCATGTTCAATGTTATGGGTAGCCCAGTCGCCGCGGAAGCCCATCGAAACCATGCCATTCAAAGCAAGCGTACCCACGTACATGATGCTTTCGCGCAGCTCGTAGTTCTCCAGATCGTTAATTAGTTTTGGACCCGTTTCAATTACGGTACGAAGCAGTGTTTCGCAGAAACCGTCCTGAACCGGTGTGTTTTCCTCCAGATGGAAATAGTGCTCGAGCACGTGGGACATCATGTCTACCATGCCGTAAACCGTCTGGTCCTTAGGCAGCGAGAACGTATTCTGAGGATCAAGGATCGAAAATGCAGGATAAGTGAACGGGCTGCCGAAGCTCAGCTTCTCTTCGGTTTCGGTATTGGAAATAACGGAACCTCCGTTCATTTCGGAACCGGTAGCCGCCATAGTCAAAACGACAGCCAGCGGAAGAGCCGCTTGAACGGTTGCCTTGCGGGTAAGAATATCCCAAACGTCTCCGTCATATGTGGAGCCGGCCGCAATCGCTTTAGAGCAGTCGATAACGCTGCCGCCGCCCACGGCCAAAATGATGTCGATGTTATTTTGTCTGCACAGCTCGACGCCTTTATGTACGGTCGTTAAGCGAGGGTTAGGTTCTACACCGGCAAGTTCAGTGACCTGTGCGCCGATTTCCTTCAGGTAGCCTATGACCTGATCGTACAGTCCTGTCCGTTTAATGCTGCCGCCGCCGTATACCAGCAGCACCTTGTTGCCGTATTTAGGGAGCTCGGTTTTCAGAGCCTCCGTTGTATTTTTACCGAAAATAAGCTTGGTCGGATTTTGAAATGCGAATGTTTCCATGTCTATTTGTCCTCCATTCGTTCTATCTAATTTTGTAATGAATCAGGCTTCCATTATACTGCTCACGTTTGGCAGAAACAAATCGGGTAGAAATCAAATGTTCCGAGCGAGCCTTCCACAAAACAAAAAGACGAGCCCTCCGGTCGAGAGCCCGCCTTACTAATCCTTCAGATTTATTCCTGCGTAAAACCCGCTGCTGTCACGAAACGGCTTAAGCCGGCCTGACCTTCCGGCGTCCGTTTGTAAACCCCGGCATGACCAAGAATTTCCGCAAATTTGCTGCCTACTTCGTCTTTCAAAATGATCTCTGCCTGTTCCTTCTTTAAAGCGGAACCGTGTTTGCCCAGCAGGGAACCGATCCACTGCGCATGCGGCGCAAGCTCTGGCGCACGGCCTTCGGAGACAGCCAAGCGAAGCGCTTCATCCCCGGACAAAATGCGGGCGATGCTGTCGAGCTCCTGTTTCAGGCGTCCTGGCAAAATCGCAAGGCCCATTACTTCGATCAGGCCGATATTCTCTTTCTTGATGTGGTGCATCTCACGGTGCGGATGGTAAATGCCCTCCGGATGCTCATCGCTGGTCCGGTTGTTGCGCAGCACCACATCAAACTCATAAGCGCCGTCCGCACTGCGTCTTACGATTGGCGTAACCGTATTATGCGGAACGGACGCTCCGTCCACCTCTGAATGCGCCAGGATGCCCAGCTCTTCATCGCTGTAGCCCTTCCACAGCTCATACAGATCATTGGCCGCTTCAAGCAGCACATCCGGATCGGCTCCGGTAAGCCGGAGTACGCTCATCGGCCAATTGACGATGCCGAGCTTCACACCCGGATACTGCGCCGATTGGAATTCGGCGTCAACCGGCGACTTCTCCAGCGGGAATTGATGTTTCCCGCCCTGGAAATGGTCATGCGTCAGAATCGAACCGCCTACGATCGGCAGGTCCGCATTCGAGCCGATGAAATAATGCGGGAACTGCCGCACGAAGTCCAGCAGTCTGCGAAAGGTATCCTTCGTTAATTTCATCGGCACATGATCGTGATGGAACACGATGCAGTGCTCATTGTAATAAACATACGGAGAATACTGGAAAAACCAAGGCTCCCCGTTCAGCGTGAGCGGGATCACCCGCAGATTCTGCCGGGCCGGATGATTCAGCCGGCCTGCGTAGCCGACGTTCTCCCGGCACAGCTGGCACTTTGGATATACCGGTGGAGGAAGCAGCTTGGCAGCTGCGATTTCGGCCGGCGATTTCTCCGGCTTGGATAAATTGATCGTAATCTCCATCGTCCCGAAGGCTGTAGGCTGTTCCCAATACAAATTATTGGCCACCCGATCCATCCGGATATAGTTGGCGTCCGTGCAAAGCTTCACGAAACGGCTCGTTGCCGTCTCTATGCCAAGCTCCTGTTCCGTTGCTTTAAACGAAGCAATAACCTCGGAAGGACGCGGCATCACGCGGCCCATAATCTCCGCATCCAGCAGGTCGCGGTACGTATCCGTATTCTCCGGGATCAGACCGGCCTCATAACCGTAATCGATCAAGATATTCAGCAGTTCCTGCGGCCCTGCCAAGGTCTCTTTGCGTATATCTCCCAGATAAGGCTCATCTGCCTTAAACAGCTCGAGAAGCCGGTTACGGGTATAGTCGATGTCATAATGGCCGATCAGCTCGCGCTGGAGGGCAAATTGAACCAAACGTTCGATTGCTTCAAGGGCGGCTGCCCGCAAGCCCGACGCTTCTCCTGCTGCTTCTCCTGCCGTTTCTCTTGTATGCTGCTGCATTGAGTTCATCTCACTTTCCTGCATAGCCGTTCGGATGATTTTGATGCCATTGCCAGGCGCTGGCGATAATGTCGTCAAGATTTTCCCGCTGCGGGTTCCAGCCCAGCACACTGCGGGCTTTGCCGGAGGATGCGATCAGCACAGCCGGGTCGCCTGCACGGCGGGGTTTCACTTCGACCGCGAAATCGACGCCTGTCACTTCTTTTACTTTGGAAATGACCTGATTAACGGAAAAGCCGTTGCCGCTGCCCAGGTTGAACACATTACTTTCACCACCGCTGCGCAAATAATCCACCGCACGCAGATGCGCGTCGGCCAGGTCGCTCACATGAATATAGTCGCGGATACAGGTTCCATCTTCGGTCGGATAATCGTCGCCAAATACGGCAATGGATTCCCGCTGGCCGAGCGCGGTTTGCAGAATCAGCGGGATCAGATGGGTTTCAGGCTGATGGTCTTCGCCGATTTTGCCGCTGGCATGAGCACCGGCCGCATTAAAATAACGAAGCGCCACATATTTGATGCCCAGCACACGGTCGAACCAGCCCATCATCGTCTCCATGCTCAGTTTGGTTTCACCGTACACGTTAGTTGGAGCCGTACGGTCCGTTTCTTCAATCGGCACCTTCTCCGGTTCACCGTAGGTTGCCGCCGTAGATG
Encoded proteins:
- the ptsG gene encoding glucose-specific PTS transporter subunit IIBC produces the protein MFKRFFGVLQRVGKALMLPVAILPAAGLLLGIGNMLVNPDFLQYVPALNAHWIQTLANILMNSGQVVFDNLSLLFAVGVAVGLAGGEGVAGLAAIVGYLVMNITMGTVMGVNDYVLSLNDPAYARVLGIPTLVTGVFGGIIVGVLAATMYNKYFKIELPSYLGFFAGKRFVPIMTAVWALVVGIIMSFVWPPIQDGLNYVSHSMIDTNLTLSAFIFGVIERSLIPFGLHHIFYSPFWFEFGEYTNKAGEIIRGDQHIFMAQLRDGVPFTAGTFTTGKFPFMMFGLPAAALAMYHEAKPENKKIVGGLMLSGALTSFLTGITEPLEFSFLFVAPLLFAVHAVFAGLSFMLMQLLSVKIGMTFSGGFIDFMLFGVIPNRTNWWWVLIIGACFAVVYYFGFRFVIRMFNLKTPGREDAAVDADKDGAASGSVSTDDLPYNILTAFGGPTNIKHLDACITRLRIEVNDKANVNKDRLKQLGASGVLEVGNNVQAIFGTRSDTIKSQIADIMSGKTPVPAPAAAPMKAEEKPAVIEQEAAQDGDALVKEDIVAPANGELMDITQVPDPVFSEKMTGDGFAILPSDGTICSPVYGKVFNVFPSKHAIGIMSDGGKEVLVHIGVNTVKLKGQGFEVLVNEGDLVAAGQPIMKVDLEYVKANAPSIISPIIFSNLPEGAVVTVNKKGEVKSGEADIITIK
- the glcT gene encoding glucose PTS transporter transcription antiterminator GlcT, giving the protein MNGLQVAKVLNNNVIIANHPEHGEVVVIGKGIGFNRKPREMIANEAVEKLFILRNAAEQEQYKQLALEVDEKLIEVLNEILLYVAKHSQTPLNEHIHIALTDHIAFAIKRAEQDIAIHNPFLFETKEIYPEEYRLAEYAINMIRDKMGVDLGQDEIGFVALHIHSAMTNQHITEVKAYSQLIADMVDMIEQQMNFSIVRHSLDYARLLTHLRFAIERIRRGEKVHELGKLEEVLKDEYPELYDLAWKLTKVMEKRLHKPVYQAEISYLTMHLNRIVPRHVI
- a CDS encoding flotillin family protein, which encodes MNFDFPDYLTIPGIVVLVLIVLGIAFWARYKTVSPDEAMIVTGSFLGRKNISEDDSGRKIKIVRGGGAFIWPIFQQKELLSLLSHKLDVTTPEVYTEQGVPVLADGVAIIKIGGSVEDVATAAEQFLGKPVEALKGEAQEVLEGHLRSILGSMTVEEVYRNRDRFAQEVQGVAARDLKKMGLQIVSFTIKDVRDKHGYLDALGKPRIAAVKRDADIAEAEAVRDSRIQKARAEEEGQKAELLRDTNIAEAAKEKELKVASFKRDQDTAKAEADQAYHIQEARAKQTMVEEQMKVELVRKEREIDLQEKEILVRQKQYDAEVKKKADADRYAVEQAAEADKARKMREADALQYSIETQAKASAEQKRLEGLAIADAERAKGTADAEIIRLRGLAEAEAKEKLAEAFQKFGEAAILDIVVKMLPELAGKIAAPISGIDKLTVVDTGKGEGAARVSNYVTELMATAPEMLRSVSGIELNSLIQGLTQKIGAPAASSAASPAAEAAAASDSLPKV
- a CDS encoding protease, yielding MEGLYLGCLVGGVLFTLASVLVGDLLGQWLDGMFDFLSVDFLKPIVLAGGVTGFGGAGILLDRYSGLGRTAELVLAICIALMLCALVYFAYVAPAERSENSTGYSEKELPGQIGEVSIPVPAQGYGEVMVRGVGGNSLHIAASWEHREIAAGVQVVIVDWRDGVVYVSEFDEGKGEGFI
- a CDS encoding iron-containing alcohol dehydrogenase, with product METFAFQNPTKLIFGKNTTEALKTELPKYGNKVLLVYGGGSIKRTGLYDQVIGYLKEIGAQVTELAGVEPNPRLTTVHKGVELCRQNNIDIILAVGGGSVIDCSKAIAAGSTYDGDVWDILTRKATVQAALPLAVVLTMAATGSEMNGGSVISNTETEEKLSFGSPFTYPAFSILDPQNTFSLPKDQTVYGMVDMMSHVLEHYFHLEENTPVQDGFCETLLRTVIETGPKLINDLENYELRESIMYVGTLALNGMVSMGFRGDWATHNIEHAVSAVYDIPHGGGLAILFPNWMKYNLHVKPERFKKLAVNVFGIDANGKTDTQVGEEGIGALRAFWNSIGAPSRLADYDIDDSKLELMAEKTVKFGPFGNFAKLDKEDVLEIYRLSL
- a CDS encoding UDP-glucose--hexose-1-phosphate uridylyltransferase, translating into MQQHTRETAGEAAGEASGLRAAALEAIERLVQFALQRELIGHYDIDYTRNRLLELFKADEPYLGDIRKETLAGPQELLNILIDYGYEAGLIPENTDTYRDLLDAEIMGRVMPRPSEVIASFKATEQELGIETATSRFVKLCTDANYIRMDRVANNLYWEQPTAFGTMEITINLSKPEKSPAEIAAAKLLPPPVYPKCQLCRENVGYAGRLNHPARQNLRVIPLTLNGEPWFFQYSPYVYYNEHCIVFHHDHVPMKLTKDTFRRLLDFVRQFPHYFIGSNADLPIVGGSILTHDHFQGGKHQFPLEKSPVDAEFQSAQYPGVKLGIVNWPMSVLRLTGADPDVLLEAANDLYELWKGYSDEELGILAHSEVDGASVPHNTVTPIVRRSADGAYEFDVVLRNNRTSDEHPEGIYHPHREMHHIKKENIGLIEVMGLAILPGRLKQELDSIARILSGDEALRLAVSEGRAPELAPHAQWIGSLLGKHGSALKKEQAEIILKDEVGSKFAEILGHAGVYKRTPEGQAGLSRFVTAAGFTQE
- the galE gene encoding UDP-glucose 4-epimerase GalE, producing the protein MAILVTGGAGYIGSHTVAELLDKGEEVVVLDNLQTGHREALLGGKLYEGDLRDKELLKRLFTENSIDAVIHFAANSLVGESMQNPVKYYDNNVYGTLCLLEAMQQAGVSKIVFSSTAATYGEPEKVPIEETDRTAPTNVYGETKLSMETMMGWFDRVLGIKYVALRYFNAAGAHASGKIGEDHQPETHLIPLILQTALGQRESIAVFGDDYPTEDGTCIRDYIHVSDLADAHLRAVDYLRSGGESNVFNLGSGNGFSVNQVISKVKEVTGVDFAVEVKPRRAGDPAVLIASSGKARSVLGWNPQRENLDDIIASAWQWHQNHPNGYAGK